In Pseudoalteromonas sp. MM1, a single window of DNA contains:
- a CDS encoding PilZ domain-containing protein, protein MADDILLKHEDLVNELKTYLGNAKFDQIFKSKTAGLTKPEQFLMKMEMSRLSQPVARFVDLRGLVTGQVRPYEHNGKQHFMDDTAIEVFEAALKQHGGYTLAVYEAVMNTENNHRVLQKQAQEQSDTQVENDTLTTSVIKFASYESRSEERMNYSIKVKIEYNDKKNIAASTSDISLSGCKIKLSTRQVIKKGQLIAMRLVGLEQDFELGLKNGIQYEVVAVENISREYNHIRLKRTYIENNEKFDEFLESFIHGNKRRYKVNLDNTLDAVVSKGYEQYYIPRVTSLYVFLSKKGEQIVPSLSLTTENNIFIQRYFTDERKVPCLYSILNNQRISQMLSQVTAVKEEYLYTFTHVSAGKIYYYSATRTELNNNPKLKNLFLGFGSQKDSWQCFKLQVMPSHPDDSFIPLSLPNSAGKNIEKLNKPPSPRVSGLIKDVKYIAVLTAIGNSEEQAHYKKLPFDKAIVNQLKHFGHAKHNKPPYLDIVALEYVNLRSHKRYLYKTPALVTFEDKQYQAHSRDFSVMGLQLESSVPVSFKKGDIVLLSFPDLQKITKKHNLSELKYEVMAISKSLTTINLKANRVADLPHAGVNFFTQLIESNKDKLKVSEEAPKIEGLSTALRNMVTKSVCQFPLYLHKEASHFISGAIGFGLYASPIHVILQNFGLLNNKTDLSHILTQQQIIDVITPSIKDRSRQDPPLPFTLVINFDPKQESIEKAVTSQCVLGENYSSFSEQISAGVKSELVFVMRLYLSRTGRPDTDYLSNELKYVSQYAMHKAKDIEEALWAVSGVGDIVDITDEALSHLELDQKQVAQMGRRKLLWLNRLR, encoded by the coding sequence ATGGCTGACGACATACTGCTCAAACACGAAGACCTCGTAAATGAGCTAAAAACCTATTTAGGTAACGCAAAGTTCGACCAAATTTTCAAATCTAAAACGGCCGGTTTAACTAAGCCTGAGCAATTTTTGATGAAAATGGAAATGTCGCGGCTTTCTCAGCCTGTTGCCCGCTTTGTTGACTTACGAGGCTTAGTAACTGGCCAAGTGCGCCCATATGAGCACAATGGTAAACAACACTTTATGGATGACACCGCCATAGAAGTATTTGAAGCAGCCCTTAAACAACACGGCGGCTATACATTAGCGGTATACGAAGCGGTAATGAACACCGAAAACAACCATCGCGTACTACAAAAGCAAGCGCAAGAGCAAAGTGATACACAAGTTGAAAACGACACTCTAACTACCAGCGTAATAAAATTTGCCTCTTATGAAAGCCGCTCTGAGGAGCGAATGAACTACTCGATTAAAGTTAAAATTGAGTACAACGATAAGAAAAACATTGCAGCTAGCACTTCAGATATTTCTTTAAGTGGCTGTAAAATTAAGCTTTCTACCCGCCAAGTTATTAAAAAAGGGCAACTTATTGCCATGCGTTTAGTCGGCCTTGAGCAAGACTTTGAGCTAGGCCTTAAAAATGGTATTCAATATGAAGTGGTCGCTGTTGAAAACATATCTCGTGAATATAATCATATCCGCCTAAAACGTACCTATATTGAAAACAATGAGAAGTTTGACGAATTTTTAGAAAGCTTTATCCATGGTAATAAACGCCGCTATAAAGTTAATTTAGATAACACCCTTGATGCTGTTGTCTCGAAGGGTTATGAGCAATATTATATTCCGCGCGTTACCTCCTTATACGTATTTTTAAGCAAAAAAGGCGAGCAAATAGTCCCAAGCTTGAGCCTGACAACTGAAAATAATATTTTTATTCAGCGCTATTTTACTGATGAAAGAAAAGTGCCCTGCTTATATAGCATTTTGAATAATCAACGTATTAGTCAAATGCTTAGCCAAGTAACCGCCGTAAAAGAAGAGTACCTATATACCTTTACACATGTATCTGCAGGAAAAATTTATTATTACTCAGCCACTCGCACAGAGCTTAATAACAACCCCAAATTAAAAAATCTATTTTTAGGATTCGGCAGTCAAAAAGACAGCTGGCAATGTTTTAAGCTACAAGTTATGCCAAGCCACCCAGATGACTCGTTTATTCCGTTATCACTGCCTAATTCGGCGGGAAAAAACATTGAAAAACTAAATAAACCGCCATCGCCCCGCGTGTCAGGCCTTATAAAAGATGTGAAATACATTGCGGTTTTAACCGCCATTGGTAATAGCGAAGAACAAGCGCATTATAAAAAATTACCGTTTGATAAAGCGATAGTTAACCAACTTAAGCATTTTGGCCATGCTAAACATAACAAACCGCCATATTTAGATATTGTTGCACTAGAGTATGTAAACTTACGTTCTCACAAACGTTACTTATATAAAACACCCGCTTTAGTTACCTTTGAGGATAAGCAGTACCAGGCCCATTCTCGGGATTTTTCGGTTATGGGTTTACAGCTAGAATCATCCGTTCCGGTTAGCTTTAAAAAAGGCGATATTGTTTTACTGTCGTTCCCCGATTTACAAAAAATAACTAAAAAGCATAATTTGAGTGAGCTTAAATACGAAGTAATGGCAATTAGTAAGTCCTTAACAACCATTAATTTAAAAGCCAATAGAGTGGCAGACTTACCGCATGCTGGGGTTAACTTTTTTACCCAATTAATTGAAAGTAATAAAGATAAACTAAAAGTATCTGAAGAGGCGCCTAAAATAGAAGGCCTTTCTACTGCACTTAGAAATATGGTGACAAAAAGTGTTTGCCAATTCCCGCTTTATTTACATAAAGAAGCAAGCCACTTTATTTCAGGTGCCATAGGTTTTGGTTTATATGCCAGCCCTATCCACGTGATTTTACAAAATTTTGGCTTATTAAATAACAAAACAGATTTAAGCCATATATTAACGCAGCAACAAATTATTGATGTGATCACCCCAAGTATTAAAGACCGAAGTCGACAAGATCCGCCTTTACCATTTACTCTCGTGATTAACTTTGACCCTAAACAGGAGAGTATTGAAAAGGCCGTTACAAGCCAATGCGTTCTAGGCGAAAACTATTCAAGCTTTAGTGAGCAAATTAGCGCAGGCGTTAAATCTGAGCTGGTATTTGTTATGCGCTTGTACTTATCGCGAACGGGTCGCCCAGATACAGACTATCTATCAAACGAGCTTAAATATGTAAGCCAATACGCAATGCACAAAGCAAAAGACATAGAAGAAGCACTATGGGCAGTATCTGGAGTAGGTGATATTGTAGATATAACCGACGAAGCGCTTAGCCATTTAGAGTTAGATCAAAAGCAGGTCGCTCAAATGGGCCGTAGAAAACTGCTGTGGTTAAACCGCTTGCGCTAA
- a CDS encoding TatD family hydrolase — translation MKFIDSHCHLDFNEFDAERESLIKECVAKGVERFIVPGISLAQSKQLIAFKSEYPQVHIAAGLHPYFLDDHKELHLAQLFDFAKANINQLVAIGECGLDRSIENLAKQTRLFEQQITIANELNLPLIVHHRQSHDLIAQSFKRCKPKYGGVIHAFSGSLQQAHYYIKQGFKLGVGGVITYERAAKTRNVIAQIEPQHLVLETDSPSMPLSGHQGEINTPLHIPNVFNVVCSLKQCSDKEALAKQLYDSCSEVFCI, via the coding sequence GTGAAGTTTATAGACTCCCATTGCCATCTTGATTTTAATGAGTTTGACGCAGAGCGTGAATCACTTATAAAAGAATGTGTGGCAAAGGGCGTTGAGCGCTTTATAGTGCCAGGCATTAGCTTGGCGCAATCTAAGCAGCTAATTGCGTTTAAAAGCGAATACCCACAAGTGCATATAGCTGCAGGGCTCCACCCTTACTTTTTAGATGATCATAAAGAACTTCACTTAGCGCAGCTTTTTGATTTTGCAAAAGCAAATATTAACCAGCTGGTGGCAATAGGTGAGTGTGGGCTCGATAGAAGTATTGAAAACCTTGCAAAACAAACGCGGTTATTTGAGCAGCAAATAACGATTGCTAATGAGCTAAATTTACCGCTTATTGTGCACCACAGGCAAAGCCATGACTTAATTGCGCAATCGTTCAAACGTTGTAAGCCAAAATATGGTGGGGTGATACATGCGTTTTCGGGATCACTCCAGCAAGCACACTATTACATTAAACAAGGTTTTAAATTAGGGGTAGGTGGGGTTATAACGTACGAGCGAGCAGCTAAAACCCGTAATGTCATTGCTCAAATTGAGCCACAACACTTAGTGCTCGAAACCGACTCGCCCTCAATGCCACTTAGCGGTCACCAAGGTGAAATTAATACGCCACTACACATTCCAAATGTGTTTAACGTAGTATGTAGTTTAAAACAATGTAGCGATAAAGAGGCGCTTGCTAAGCAGCTTTACGACTCTTGCTCTGAGGTTTTTTGCATATAA
- the pdxH gene encoding pyridoxamine 5'-phosphate oxidase: MKLEDIRREYLQDALSEDNLQDDPFKQFETWLEHAVGSNIPDPTAMVVATVDETGQPSQRIVLLKHLDDNGFVFFTNTGSRKAQELKGNNKISLHFPWHHMERQVIVYGEAKPLPTAAVAKYFLSRPKESQLAAWASAQSRPVSSRKVLMETFANMKSKFANGEIPLPDFWGGYCVVPTKIEFWQGGAHRLHDRFMYQRQDDNSWQVTRLNP, translated from the coding sequence ATGAAACTCGAAGATATCCGCCGTGAATACCTGCAAGACGCGCTAAGCGAAGATAACTTGCAAGATGATCCATTCAAACAATTTGAAACGTGGCTTGAGCATGCTGTGGGCAGTAATATTCCAGACCCAACGGCGATGGTTGTAGCAACAGTTGATGAAACAGGGCAACCTTCACAGCGTATTGTGCTGTTAAAGCATTTAGATGATAACGGGTTTGTATTTTTTACTAATACCGGCTCTCGTAAAGCACAAGAGCTAAAAGGTAATAATAAAATATCGTTGCATTTTCCGTGGCACCATATGGAGCGCCAAGTGATTGTGTACGGCGAGGCTAAGCCACTACCTACAGCAGCAGTGGCTAAATATTTCCTATCGCGTCCTAAAGAAAGCCAATTAGCGGCCTGGGCTTCAGCGCAAAGCAGGCCCGTGTCGTCGCGAAAAGTACTTATGGAAACCTTTGCCAATATGAAGAGTAAATTTGCCAATGGTGAAATCCCATTGCCTGACTTTTGGGGCGGCTATTGCGTAGTACCTACAAAAATAGAGTTTTGGCAAGGTGGCGCACACCGTTTACATGACCGCTTTATGTACCAGCGCCAAGACGATAATAGCTGGCAAGTGACACGTTTAAACCCTTAA
- a CDS encoding AhpA/YtjB family protein, whose product MKNNHIKSPLSASQRKRIIRLLLAAGCFVLLSFVGVNSSFESHQLLYNSADNTAKSLARFMALNAKEPLLAKNKPQLNALCNDISKDEFVLSATIYDQQGVLIASSDHWQSHHVYGQLPESTPGISKLKTPFVEPVVSDIDKPLGFVSITYLTRAAISDSHNHFHDLGRQVLLMLVIACIFTWQLGRALKRWQVNRYMQKTSEQES is encoded by the coding sequence ATGAAAAATAACCATATAAAAAGCCCTTTATCTGCATCACAAAGAAAGCGAATTATTCGCTTATTATTGGCTGCGGGCTGTTTTGTATTACTGAGCTTTGTAGGTGTTAACAGTAGCTTTGAAAGCCACCAACTACTTTATAATAGTGCCGATAATACTGCCAAAAGCTTAGCCCGATTTATGGCACTTAATGCTAAAGAGCCATTGCTTGCTAAAAACAAACCACAACTTAATGCGTTGTGTAACGATATAAGTAAAGACGAGTTTGTACTTTCAGCCACAATATACGATCAGCAAGGTGTGCTTATAGCCAGCAGTGATCATTGGCAGTCGCATCATGTATATGGCCAATTACCAGAGTCGACCCCTGGTATAAGTAAACTAAAAACCCCGTTTGTCGAGCCTGTTGTAAGTGATATAGACAAGCCTCTTGGTTTTGTCTCTATTACCTATTTAACCCGTGCGGCGATATCAGACAGCCACAATCATTTTCATGATTTAGGCAGGCAAGTTTTGTTAATGCTAGTTATTGCGTGTATTTTTACTTGGCAGCTAGGACGTGCACTAAAGCGCTGGCAGGTAAACCGTTATATGCAAAAAACCTCAGAGCAAGAGTCGTAA
- the serB gene encoding phosphoserine phosphatase SerB, translated as MSQMNMAQPAAEQALHSLTLNTWFDYNDGHFIPAQTLPDKTVGIFSIAFAGDFELTHVTSIIKFLKEHELNVTAVCQYQPDLGLAPALCFYSPEAETKINPLALGEFASTLDFQLVQVITPPNLYKPGLLVMDMDSTAITIECIDEIARLADVYDDVASVTALAMAGKLDFSESLNQRVAKLAGIEQSLIDGLKSTLPLMPGIKALCQILKQHHWYLAIASGGFVPFAERVQQLINLDEVHANVLEFANDKLTGKVSGTIVDAQQKAVILETLQQKLGLENTQTVAIGDGANDLLMMEKAGLGVAVHGKPKVVEQAQAAICQGSLLQLLYMLAIPLKK; from the coding sequence ATGTCGCAAATGAACATGGCACAGCCAGCTGCTGAGCAAGCATTACACTCTTTAACGCTAAACACATGGTTTGATTACAATGATGGGCATTTTATTCCCGCTCAAACACTACCAGATAAAACCGTTGGGATATTTAGTATTGCGTTTGCCGGTGATTTTGAACTAACGCATGTAACCAGTATTATCAAGTTTTTAAAAGAGCACGAACTTAATGTAACCGCTGTATGCCAGTATCAGCCTGACTTAGGCTTAGCACCAGCTTTGTGTTTTTATAGCCCTGAAGCTGAGACAAAAATTAATCCGCTTGCGCTAGGGGAGTTTGCAAGCACGCTTGATTTTCAGCTAGTACAAGTCATTACGCCGCCAAACTTATATAAACCAGGCTTATTGGTTATGGATATGGACTCCACCGCCATCACCATAGAGTGCATAGACGAAATTGCGCGTTTAGCTGATGTTTATGACGATGTGGCCTCTGTGACCGCACTCGCAATGGCGGGCAAACTAGATTTTAGCGAAAGTTTAAATCAGCGTGTTGCAAAGTTAGCAGGTATAGAGCAAAGCTTAATAGACGGCTTAAAAAGTACTTTGCCATTAATGCCAGGTATTAAAGCGTTATGCCAAATATTAAAACAGCATCACTGGTATCTAGCCATCGCATCAGGCGGTTTTGTTCCTTTTGCAGAGCGTGTGCAACAGCTTATTAACTTAGATGAAGTACATGCTAATGTACTTGAATTTGCAAACGATAAGCTCACCGGTAAGGTCTCTGGTACTATTGTTGATGCGCAGCAAAAAGCGGTTATTTTAGAAACGCTGCAACAAAAGTTGGGCTTAGAAAATACGCAAACGGTAGCCATTGGCGATGGCGCAAACGATTTGCTAATGATGGAAAAAGCAGGGTTAGGTGTTGCTGTACATGGTAAGCCAAAGGTGGTGGAGCAGGCTCAAGCCGCTATATGTCAGGGTTCTTTATTGCAATTGCTGTATATGTTGGCAATTCCTTTAAAAAAGTAA
- the radA gene encoding DNA repair protein RadA, translating to MAKAAKVEFVCTECGMNYQRWQGQCRCGAWNTLAEFKPSAGQSKKAAARATVGGYAGGIGGGSKKIDDVATTEAEKQLTEIGELDRVLSGGVTTGSVNIISGDPGAGKTTLLSDLVARMSQRMPSLYCTAEESLSQFKNRVNRLKLNYNADELYLLSETSVETIIEELDKNKIKFAVIDSIQAVVTDTANGSPGSPSQVKSAAQALTQYCKQNDVTMFIIAHVNKNNEIAGPQTLVHIVDALLHIDTNDGQVRTLRANKNRFGDIDTVGIFKMCERGMLSVDNPSEIFLSGSSTESPGSTITCIRKGNRNLLLEIQCLTTETEAEFPQRVCVGLNMNRIKMLTGILRKHTKTKIFHDTFFNIVGGLRIDETETCIDLALVTALLSSLNEFVVPRTTCIMGELSLNGDVRPIDSGVPRVKEAAQHGFTEIFIPFRNYHKSMEGLGAKITPVKTVHELLSLIN from the coding sequence ATGGCTAAAGCGGCAAAAGTAGAATTTGTTTGTACAGAGTGTGGTATGAACTATCAACGTTGGCAAGGTCAGTGTCGCTGTGGTGCGTGGAACACGTTAGCAGAATTTAAACCCTCTGCAGGGCAAAGTAAAAAAGCCGCTGCGCGAGCAACCGTTGGTGGTTATGCTGGCGGCATTGGTGGCGGTTCTAAAAAAATTGATGATGTTGCCACCACTGAGGCCGAAAAACAGCTTACTGAAATTGGCGAGTTGGACCGTGTATTAAGCGGCGGCGTAACCACAGGCTCGGTAAATATTATTTCAGGTGACCCAGGGGCGGGTAAAACAACGCTTTTATCTGACTTAGTTGCCAGAATGTCGCAGCGTATGCCATCGCTTTATTGTACCGCTGAGGAGTCGCTGTCGCAGTTTAAAAACCGTGTAAACCGCTTAAAGCTTAACTATAACGCCGATGAACTCTATTTACTGTCCGAAACCAGCGTAGAAACCATTATTGAAGAGCTTGATAAAAACAAAATTAAGTTTGCAGTAATAGACTCTATTCAAGCAGTTGTAACCGATACCGCCAACGGCAGCCCAGGTTCGCCTTCGCAAGTAAAAAGTGCCGCGCAAGCGCTTACACAATACTGTAAGCAAAACGATGTCACTATGTTTATTATTGCCCATGTAAATAAAAACAACGAAATTGCAGGGCCGCAAACATTAGTACACATCGTTGATGCGCTCCTGCATATAGATACGAATGATGGACAAGTACGTACACTTAGAGCTAACAAAAACCGTTTTGGTGATATTGATACCGTGGGTATTTTTAAAATGTGCGAAAGGGGCATGTTGAGTGTAGATAACCCTAGTGAGATTTTTCTATCAGGATCAAGTACTGAATCACCAGGCTCTACTATTACCTGTATTCGAAAGGGTAACCGTAACTTATTGCTCGAAATACAATGTTTAACCACCGAAACCGAAGCTGAATTTCCGCAGCGTGTGTGTGTAGGTTTAAACATGAACCGTATAAAAATGCTTACTGGTATTTTACGTAAACACACCAAAACTAAGATATTCCACGATACGTTTTTTAATATTGTGGGCGGCTTACGAATTGATGAAACCGAAACCTGTATTGATTTAGCGTTAGTGACTGCGCTTTTAAGCAGCTTAAACGAATTTGTTGTACCGCGTACAACCTGCATTATGGGAGAGCTTAGCTTAAACGGCGACGTGCGCCCAATTGACAGTGGTGTGCCGCGAGTTAAAGAAGCGGCGCAGCATGGTTTTACCGAAATATTTATTCCATTTCGTAATTACCATAAATCTATGGAAGGGCTGGGGGCTAAAATTACGCCTGTAAAAACAGTGCATGAGCTGCTTAGTTTGATTAATTAA